A window of the Oncorhynchus masou masou isolate Uvic2021 chromosome 13, UVic_Omas_1.1, whole genome shotgun sequence genome harbors these coding sequences:
- the nrm gene encoding nurim yields MASVTARGMTLCILALLNFVFVFITGADFVRFISFRAIYHNITGESPLCQDSVPWSVALRDSSVLKSVVVDLGLLALFIVQHSLLAWAPVKQACQSVLGVLNRAMYCSTTAMALQILMHYWQPVTEAPCLWSVRNAPWNTWFPLLCFTLHFLCWSIICSILLIFDYPELLGIKQVYYECLGLGDPLSLKSPRAQRLFAHLRHPVCVELAVVLWLLPALPLDRLLLAGSLSAYLALAHSLDTQDCAYLSVQLHSKLRLFSLPQDGTAQNNDNHKQE; encoded by the exons ATGGCGTCAGTCACTGCTCGTGGTATGACCCTTTGCATCTTGGCGCTGTTAAACTTTGTCTTCGTTTTTATAACCGGTGCAGACTTTGTTCGTTTCATCTCATTTCGAGCGATATATCATAACATCACTGGAGAGTCGCCACTGTGTCAAG ACTCTGTACCATGGTCTGTAGCTTTGCGGGACAGCTCTGTTCTCAAGTCTGTGGTTGTGGATCTGGGGCTTCTGGCTCTTTTTATTGTCCAGCACAGCCTATTGGCCTGGGCTCCAGTCAAGCAGGCCTGTCAGTCTGTCCTGGGGGTACTGAACCGGGCCATGTACTGCTCCACCACTGCTATGGCtctccag ATATTGATGCATTACTGGCAGCCTGTGACGGAGGCTCCCTGTCTGTGGTCAGTACGTAATGCCCCATGGAATACCTGGTTCCCCCTGCTCTGTTTCACCCTGCACTTCCTCTGCTGGTCCATCATCTGCAGTATACTGCTGATCTTTGACTATCCTGAACTACTGGGCATCAAGCAG GTTTATTATGAGTGCCTTGGTTTGGGAGATCCTCTGTCTCTCAAGTCCCCCCGGGCTCAGCGTCTCTTCGCCCACCTGCGTCACCCCGTGTGTGTGGAGCTGGCTGTGGTGCTGTGgctcctccctgccctgccccTGGACAGGCTGCTGCTGGCGGGGAGTCTGTCGGCCTACCTGGCCCTGGCTCACTCCCTGGATACACAGGACTGTGCCTACCTCAGTGTCCAGCTGCATAGCAAACTGCGGCTCTTCTCTTTGCCACAGGATGGCACTGCTCAGAACAATGACAACCACAAGCAAGAGTGA